In a genomic window of Musa acuminata AAA Group cultivar baxijiao unplaced genomic scaffold, Cavendish_Baxijiao_AAA HiC_scaffold_347, whole genome shotgun sequence:
- the LOC135658104 gene encoding uncharacterized protein LOC135658104, giving the protein MDDINLNETSSGGNSSDDEVVVGVEEPTKIVLPEDKCTVSDSDFNADNTSTADESLNELSTDVMKLNVADVNPFEFEIAENVDLFNDQQQPEWVGWREASDIQVDEPTDFSTQLNSGETAASTSVSTIGVVAGSSASTVSESGELAKVDETTHCSFEEDAEFVGADIEVGRAMEDEVTAPKRNFLLKDETAILEFNKSHWRIEPEVGVVQE; this is encoded by the coding sequence ATGGATGACATCAATCTAAATGAGACGTCCAGTGGTGGTAACAGCAGTGATGATGAGGTAGTGGTTGGAGTAGAGGAGCCTACCAAAATTGTGCTGCCTGAAGACAAGTGTACTGTTTCTGACTCAGATTTCAATGCCGACAATACAAGCACAGCTGATGAATCCCTCAATGAGCTATCAACAGACGTAATGAAACTAAATGTTGCAGATGTGAATCCTTTCGAGTTTGAAATTGCTGAGAATGTGGACCTTTTTAATGATCAACAGCAGCCTGAATGGGTGGGCTGGCGTGAAGCTTCCGATATTCAGGTGGATGAACCTACTGATTTTTCAACCCAGTTGAATTCCGGGGAAACTGCTGCAAGCACATCGGTTAGTACGATTGGTGTGGTTGCAGGTAGCAGTGCTTCTACTGTATCAGAATCTGGTGAGTTGGCAAAAGTAGACGAGACCACCCATTGTTCATTTGAAGAGGACGCAGAGTTTGTTGGTGCAGATATTGAAGTAGGCAGAGCCATGGAAGATGAGGTTACTGCACCCAAGAGAAACTTCCTTCTCAAGGATGAAACTGCGATTTTGGAGTTCAACAAGAGTCATTGGCGTATCGAACCTGAGGTAGGTGTAGTTCAGGAATAG